From Thermococcus barophilus MP:
TTCCTTCACCTAAACTTTCCTTTTAGATAACAAATTTAAACCTTTTGGGTCATTTTTGAGCAATGTTTGTTTATTTCTGAAGTACATCCAATATAAGCTTTGTCGCAATCTCATCGTCAATGGCTCCTGCTCTTAGCTCCCTCAGGACTCTTTGAATGGCAAATCTTTTCAAAACTGGCGATTTACGAGCGGCGGATTTCCATAGCGAACATCCGAATCCGAGGGCATACTTCCTCCCAAGGATAGCTATGGCTTCTTTTTTATCCATAGCAAGAAAGGCAGGAAGATTCAGCCTGACAACTTTTCCCTTTGGATATATTGAGATGCTCCCCACGCTCAGCAAATCTCCAGAAGCAACTATCTTAATTCCCTCTCTGATTGCATACTCCTCAACAGCCTCCATTATCATTGAGTGACATTTACCACAAATTGGAGCACCTTTCTCGATCTGCTTGCTTATTTTTTCCATATAATCTGGGATTTCAACAAAAACAGCACCATACGACTGAGCATTCCAAAGAACAGGCTCTCTTATTTGAGGCAACTTCACCATAACTGGAACAACATCAAAGCCCGTCCATCTAAGAATCTTCACTGTTGCTGTACTGTCACTACCAGCAGAAAATGCTACAGCTATTTTTTCATTGATAGGGGCTCTATCAAAGTCCTTGCCAAAAAGCCTGTACTCGACTAATGCCTTTAA
This genomic window contains:
- a CDS encoding ATPase, whose protein sequence is MLKVVGDDFVRRYRLQQSLEALERVRDIIGEQSYERLKALVEYRLFGKDFDRAPINEKIAVAFSAGSDSTATVKILRWTGFDVVPVMVKLPQIREPVLWNAQSYGAVFVEIPDYMEKISKQIEKGAPICGKCHSMIMEAVEEYAIREGIKIVASGDLLSVGSISIYPKGKVVRLNLPAFLAMDKKEAIAILGRKYALGFGCSLWKSAARKSPVLKRFAIQRVLRELRAGAIDDEIATKLILDVLQK